A stretch of Coccidioides posadasii str. Silveira chromosome 2, complete sequence DNA encodes these proteins:
- the GET3 gene encoding Golgi to ER traffic- protein (BUSCO:254717at4751~EggNog:ENOG410PG12~COG:P~BUSCO:9632at33183), with translation MSSAALVPADDILEPTLQSILDQKSLRWIFVGGKGGVGKTTTSCSLAIQLAKVRKSVLLISTDPAHNLSDAFGQKFGKEARLVDGFDNLSAMEIDPSASMQDLLAAGGEQGEDMGFGLGGMMQDLAFSIPGVDEAMSFAEVLKQVKSLSYEVIVFDTAPTGHTLRFLQFPTVLEKGLAKLSQLSNQFGPMLNSVLGARGGLPGGQNLDEVLSKMESLRETISEVNAQFKDADLTTFVCVCIAEFLSLYETERMIQELTSYQIDTHAIVVNQLLFPGKDSTCEQCKARRKMQKKYLDEIAELYEDFNVVRMPLLVEEVRGKEKLERFSDMLVHPYQPPQE, from the exons ATGTCTTCCGCCGCCCTAGTCCCCGCAGATGACATTCTCGAGCCCACTCTTCAAAGCATCCTCGACCAGAAGAGCCTCCGCTGGATCTTCGTCGGCGGCAAAGGCGGCGTCGGCAAGACCACCACCTCCTGCTCTCTCGCCATCCAGCTCGCCAAGGTCAGAAAATCCGTGTTGTTGATCTCCACTGACCCAGCACACAACCTGAGCGATGCCTTTGGACAGAAATTCGGCAAGGAGGCGAGGCTGGTCGATGGATTCGATAATCTGAGCGCCATGGAGATCGACCCCAGTGCGAGCATGCAGGATCTGCTGGCTGCTGGCGGGGAGCAGGGTGAGGATATGGGATTTGGACTTGGGGGGATGATGCAGGATTTGGCGTTCAGT ATTCCCGGTGTCGATGAAGCCATGTCCTTCGCCGAGGTCTTAAAGCAGGTCAAGTCCCTATCCTACGAAGTCATCGTATTCGACACCGCCCCGACCGGCCACACCCTGCGCTTCCTCCAATTCCCCACCGTCCTCGAGAAGGGCCTCGCCAAGCTCTCCCAGCTATCAAACCAATTCGGACCCATGCTCAACTCCGTCCTCGGCGCGCGAGGCGGTCTCCCCGGCGGCCAGAACCTCGACGAGGTCCTGTCCAAGATGGAGTCCCTGCGCGAAACCATCAGCGAGGTCAACGCTCAGTTCAAGGACGCGGACCTCACGACGTTCGTGTGCGTGTGCATCGCGGAGTTCTTGTCGCTGTACGAGACGGAGCGGATGATTCAGGAGTTGACGAGCTATCAGATCGATACCCATGCTATCGTTGTCAATCAGCTCCTGTTCCCCGGGAAAGATAGCACATGCGAGCAGTGCAAGGCGAGGCGGAAGATGCAGAAGAAGTATCTCGATGAGATTGCGGAGTTGTATGAGGACTTCAATGTTGTTCGGATGCCGCTTCTGGTCGAGGAGGTGCGTGGGAAGGAGAAACTTGAAAG ATTTAGTGATATGCTCGTGCATCCGTATCAACCCCCTCAGGAATAG